One stretch of Oceanimonas pelagia DNA includes these proteins:
- a CDS encoding aspartate aminotransferase family protein — protein MNTMASMSSKETIGRQLDLNAFWMPFTGNRAFKAAPRLIAEANGAYFTDVNGRKLFDSLSGLWCTGLGHRHPKIIEAIHRQLHTLDYAPGFQTGHPLAFELATRLAGLAPADLTRVFFTNSGSECADTALKMARAYWRARGKPEKTRLIGRARGYHGVNMGGTSLGGMGPNRKHYGQLVEADHLPHTLLAENAFSRGQPEHGAELADHLLQLIELHDASNIAAVMVEPMSGSAGVIVPPAGYLQRLREICDRHDILLIFDEVITGLGRMGELFGAEAFGVVPDMLSVAKQLTNGVVPMGAVIAREQIYQAFMEQPGPDYMVEFPHGYTYSGHPVACAAAMASLDALVEENMPGRVRALMPVFEEQIHRLKGLPHVVDIRNCGLAGAVQLAPCPGEPARRPMELAIALWQAGYYVRFGGDTLQFGPPFISTPDELEQLFNAVAAVLKASAA, from the coding sequence ATGAACACCATGGCAAGCATGAGCAGCAAGGAAACCATCGGCCGGCAGCTGGATTTGAATGCCTTCTGGATGCCCTTTACCGGCAACCGGGCCTTCAAGGCTGCTCCCCGGCTGATCGCCGAAGCGAACGGCGCGTATTTTACCGATGTGAACGGCCGTAAGCTGTTCGACAGCCTGTCCGGGCTCTGGTGCACCGGCCTTGGCCACCGGCACCCCAAAATCATTGAGGCCATTCACCGTCAGCTCCATACCCTGGACTACGCGCCCGGCTTTCAGACCGGACACCCGCTGGCCTTTGAGCTGGCCACACGGCTGGCGGGTCTGGCTCCCGCCGATTTAACCAGGGTGTTCTTTACCAACTCCGGCTCAGAATGCGCCGACACTGCCCTGAAAATGGCCCGGGCCTACTGGCGCGCCAGGGGCAAACCGGAAAAGACCCGGCTGATTGGCCGGGCCAGGGGCTATCACGGGGTCAACATGGGCGGCACCAGCCTGGGTGGTATGGGTCCCAACCGCAAGCACTATGGCCAGCTGGTGGAGGCGGATCACCTGCCTCATACACTGCTGGCGGAAAACGCCTTCAGCCGGGGCCAGCCCGAGCACGGCGCAGAGCTTGCCGATCATCTGCTGCAACTCATTGAATTGCACGACGCCTCCAACATTGCGGCGGTTATGGTGGAGCCCATGTCCGGCTCGGCCGGGGTGATAGTGCCGCCGGCGGGCTATTTGCAGCGGTTGCGGGAGATCTGCGACCGGCACGACATTCTGCTGATTTTCGACGAGGTGATCACCGGCCTGGGGCGCATGGGCGAGCTGTTTGGTGCCGAGGCCTTTGGGGTGGTGCCCGACATGCTGAGCGTGGCCAAGCAGCTCACCAACGGCGTGGTACCCATGGGCGCGGTGATCGCCAGAGAGCAGATTTATCAGGCCTTTATGGAGCAGCCCGGGCCGGACTACATGGTGGAATTTCCTCACGGTTATACCTACTCCGGCCACCCGGTGGCCTGCGCCGCCGCCATGGCGTCACTCGACGCCCTTGTGGAAGAGAACATGCCGGGTCGTGTGCGGGCGCTGATGCCGGTGTTTGAAGAGCAAATCCACCGGCTGAAAGGGCTGCCCCATGTGGTGGACATTCGCAATTGCGGCCTGGCCGGGGCGGTGCAGCTGGCGCCCTGCCCGGGCGAGCCGGCACGCCGGCCCATGGAGCTGGCCATTGCGCTGTGGCAAGCGGGCTATTACGTGCGTTTTGGCGGCGACACCCTGCAGTTTGGTCCACCCTTTATCTCCACCCCCGATGAGCTTGAGCAGTTGTTCAATGCCGTGGCCGCAGTGCTGAAAGCATCGGCAGCATGA
- a CDS encoding ComEA family DNA-binding protein — MKKRLAPALLAMLLATGAPALANEADAKDVVVTSVNINTATPDQLAQLSGVGPAKAQAIVEYRDANGPFASVDDLARVKGIGEATVEKNRHLLSN, encoded by the coding sequence ATGAAAAAACGATTAGCCCCTGCCCTGCTGGCAATGTTGCTGGCCACCGGAGCACCGGCCCTGGCCAACGAAGCCGACGCCAAAGACGTGGTGGTTACCAGCGTCAACATCAACACCGCCACACCGGATCAGCTCGCCCAGCTATCCGGCGTCGGTCCGGCCAAGGCTCAGGCCATTGTGGAATACCGGGATGCCAACGGTCCGTTCGCCTCGGTGGACGATCTGGCCCGGGTCAAGGGCATTGGCGAAGCCACGGTGGAAAAGAACCGGCACCTGCTCAGCAACTAA
- the galU gene encoding UTP--glucose-1-phosphate uridylyltransferase GalU, translating to MSHQQSIRKAVIPVAGLGTRMLPATKAIPKEMLPVVDKPLIQYVVSEAVKAGIKEIVLVTHASKNSIENHFDTSFELEATLEKRVKRQLLDEVQNICPSDVTIMHVRQGEARGLGHAILCARPLVGDAPFAILLPDVLIDDAACNLSRDNLAAMIAAFEETGHSQILVEPVAEELVDQFGIVDLGDAHIAQGESAPIAAMVEKPSREEAPSNLSVVGRYVLPASIWPLLQKTPLGKGDEIQLTDTIAMLMDRERVDAHHITGKSHDCGSKLGYMMANVEYGLRHKELGEGFRRYLQQLQAQ from the coding sequence ATGTCACACCAACAATCCATTCGCAAGGCCGTGATCCCCGTAGCCGGCCTGGGCACCCGCATGTTGCCCGCCACCAAGGCCATTCCCAAGGAAATGCTGCCGGTGGTCGACAAGCCCCTGATCCAGTATGTGGTCAGCGAGGCGGTCAAGGCCGGCATCAAGGAAATCGTACTGGTTACCCACGCCAGTAAAAACTCCATTGAAAACCACTTCGATACCAGTTTCGAGCTGGAGGCCACCCTGGAAAAACGGGTCAAGCGTCAGCTGCTCGACGAGGTACAGAATATCTGCCCGTCCGACGTCACCATCATGCATGTGCGCCAGGGCGAGGCCCGGGGGTTGGGGCATGCCATTCTGTGTGCCCGCCCGCTGGTGGGAGACGCCCCCTTTGCCATTTTGCTGCCCGATGTGCTGATCGACGACGCCGCCTGCAACCTGAGCCGGGACAACCTGGCCGCCATGATCGCCGCCTTTGAGGAAACCGGGCACAGTCAGATCCTGGTGGAGCCAGTGGCCGAGGAGCTGGTGGATCAGTTCGGCATTGTCGATCTGGGCGATGCACACATCGCTCAGGGCGAGTCGGCCCCCATTGCCGCCATGGTGGAAAAGCCGTCCCGGGAAGAAGCCCCTTCAAACCTGTCTGTCGTGGGTCGTTACGTACTGCCTGCCAGCATCTGGCCGTTGCTGCAGAAAACCCCGCTGGGCAAGGGCGACGAAATTCAGCTGACCGATACCATCGCCATGCTGATGGACAGGGAGCGGGTCGACGCCCACCACATTACCGGCAAAAGCCACGACTGCGGCAGCAAGCTGGGGTACATGATGGCCAACGTGGAATATGGCCTGCGCCACAAGGAGCTGGGTGAGGGCTTTCGTCGCTACCTGCAACAACTGCAGGCTCAGTAA
- a CDS encoding response regulator, whose amino-acid sequence MFMRNPCILLLDDDVLFRRQMLAYLELWGARVLEADTPARGLQLAVQYRPALVLGNCRLAVDGHSLPAAFRRHRVETPFIAISGEGSMAEVAAALRAGAADYLVKPVRNWHALKWRLGACLVSGNRQAQRELAEFEAHLAFYRRQDMAATRLLQELAVSGERRLGSWQLNCHYSTPWVLTRSLRLGQDLLLLAAEFDPLHQDTPMLMLLVAFLLHEPLRQYRSGTSRMLQSPARTLEYLNRRLSDSELNASVNLMLLRLRADSNSLEVANGGMGGCDWLAGCNAGPLGRGEFTASPWCQPCHFPLRLSLSGSHGGRIELTASRAPY is encoded by the coding sequence ATGTTCATGCGAAACCCATGCATATTATTGCTGGACGACGACGTGCTGTTCCGGCGCCAGATGCTGGCCTATCTGGAGTTGTGGGGGGCCCGGGTACTGGAGGCCGACACCCCGGCCAGGGGGCTGCAGCTGGCGGTGCAATACCGGCCCGCGCTGGTACTGGGCAACTGCAGGCTGGCGGTTGACGGCCACTCCCTGCCTGCGGCGTTTCGCCGGCACCGGGTGGAGACACCCTTCATCGCCATTTCCGGTGAAGGCAGCATGGCCGAGGTGGCGGCGGCGCTGCGTGCCGGGGCGGCCGATTATCTGGTCAAGCCGGTGCGCAACTGGCATGCGCTGAAGTGGCGACTGGGAGCCTGTCTGGTGTCGGGCAACCGGCAGGCGCAGCGGGAGCTGGCGGAGTTTGAAGCGCATCTGGCGTTTTATCGCCGACAGGACATGGCCGCCACCCGGCTGCTGCAGGAGCTGGCGGTATCGGGAGAGCGGCGGCTGGGCAGCTGGCAGCTGAACTGCCATTACAGCACCCCTTGGGTGCTGACCCGGTCGCTGCGGCTGGGGCAGGATTTGCTGTTGCTGGCGGCGGAGTTTGATCCTCTGCATCAGGACACGCCCATGCTGATGCTGCTGGTGGCATTCTTGCTGCACGAGCCCCTGCGTCAGTACCGCAGTGGTACCAGCCGGATGCTGCAAAGTCCGGCCCGCACCCTGGAATATCTTAACCGGCGGTTGTCTGACAGCGAGCTCAATGCCAGCGTGAATCTGATGCTGCTCAGATTGCGGGCCGACAGCAACAGCCTGGAGGTGGCTAACGGTGGCATGGGCGGCTGCGACTGGCTGGCCGGCTGTAATGCCGGCCCCCTGGGGCGGGGCGAGTTCACCGCCAGCCCCTGGTGTCAGCCCTGCCATTTCCCGCTGCGGCTCAGCCTCAGCGGCAGCCATGGCGGACGCATTGAACTTACCGCCAGTCGCGCCCCTTACTGA
- a CDS encoding DnaT-like ssDNA-binding domain-containing protein, producing the protein MTPAEHQALTSPRLSHPARSLYLLYLRHQARGELTHPLDYPSLGRALAVQGKGDYRYRVTPADLTALVDELQQAGLLALEERPHPQHYHGARFRLPLKNLQGLTPLPARQFAMYPEWRPDEQFEGLARLCGLLDCHFDDVELGEFIAYWLGRPEVFENQHQWMLRFVRQLKNRRALRRTPGLEPHTGYQQTPPVQSASGPSKRAQEMMAEARRLGGEQQESHDEKDT; encoded by the coding sequence ATGACTCCCGCAGAACACCAGGCTCTGACCTCCCCCCGGCTTTCGCATCCCGCCCGTAGCCTTTACCTGCTTTATCTCAGGCACCAGGCACGGGGCGAGCTCACCCACCCCCTCGATTACCCGAGCCTGGGCCGGGCGCTGGCGGTGCAGGGCAAGGGCGATTACCGCTACCGGGTAACTCCGGCGGATCTCACCGCCCTGGTGGATGAACTGCAGCAGGCCGGCCTGTTGGCGCTGGAAGAACGCCCTCATCCACAGCACTATCACGGCGCCCGCTTTCGGCTGCCGTTGAAAAACCTGCAGGGGCTCACTCCCCTGCCCGCCCGCCAGTTTGCCATGTATCCCGAATGGCGGCCCGATGAGCAGTTCGAGGGCCTGGCACGGCTGTGCGGTCTGCTCGACTGCCATTTTGATGATGTGGAGCTGGGCGAATTTATCGCCTACTGGCTGGGCCGGCCGGAAGTGTTTGAAAACCAGCACCAGTGGATGCTGCGCTTTGTACGCCAGTTGAAAAACCGCCGCGCCCTGCGTCGCACTCCGGGCCTTGAGCCCCACACCGGTTATCAGCAAACCCCCCCGGTCCAGTCCGCCAGCGGCCCCAGCAAGCGGGCGCAGGAAATGATGGCAGAAGCCCGGCGTCTGGGCGGTGAGCAACAGGAGAGCCATGATGAAAAAGACACCTGA
- a CDS encoding DnaA ATPase domain-containing protein: MKKTPEEMAADMAEIARRRRQQQRPHKDTSPAAAKGEVQQVLRRLRQLRESGGLPQYDYQTLRQLYEQQANADVKQLQQQARIQRTERLLAQADLNSDWTFANMDHHDPALAPHIETAHHFINAFDHWEKKGGTGILIYGDFGTGKSTLAGAIAHELIRQHQKSVIFQQWASVVDRLFFGVIEDQESRNQYRRALEEVDLLVLDEVAANRSRLAESQSSFLGHLLRRRRNLSKSIIIISNHDPQSLHRAVGDFCFEAIKAFHPVDIALRGPSRRPDIGDYRS; encoded by the coding sequence ATGAAAAAGACACCTGAAGAAATGGCCGCCGACATGGCCGAAATCGCCCGCCGTCGCCGGCAACAGCAGCGCCCGCACAAGGACACCTCCCCCGCCGCCGCCAAGGGCGAAGTGCAGCAGGTGCTCAGGCGTCTGCGGCAGCTCAGGGAAAGCGGCGGCCTGCCGCAATACGATTATCAGACCCTGCGCCAGCTGTATGAGCAGCAGGCCAATGCCGATGTAAAACAATTGCAGCAGCAGGCCAGGATACAGCGCACCGAGCGGCTGCTGGCCCAGGCCGACTTAAATTCCGACTGGACCTTTGCCAACATGGATCACCATGATCCGGCGCTGGCGCCTCATATTGAAACCGCCCATCACTTTATCAATGCCTTTGATCACTGGGAGAAAAAGGGCGGCACCGGCATTTTGATTTACGGCGATTTCGGCACCGGCAAGTCGACGCTGGCCGGCGCCATTGCCCATGAGCTGATCCGGCAGCACCAGAAGTCGGTCATTTTTCAGCAATGGGCCTCGGTGGTGGACCGGCTGTTTTTTGGCGTGATTGAAGATCAGGAAAGCCGCAACCAGTATCGCCGGGCTCTGGAAGAGGTGGATCTGCTGGTGCTGGACGAAGTGGCCGCCAACCGCAGCCGGCTGGCGGAAAGCCAGTCCAGCTTCCTCGGCCACCTGCTGCGGCGCCGGCGCAACCTGTCGAAAAGCATCATTATCATCAGCAACCACGATCCCCAGTCGCTGCACCGGGCAGTGGGGGATTTCTGCTTTGAAGCCATCAAGGCCTTTCACCCGGTAGACATTGCCCTGCGCGGCCCCAGCCGCCGGCCGGATATCGGCGATTACCGCAGTTAA
- a CDS encoding phage holin family protein, translated as MPWALPPWWGWWWVRCCAGAVNGMAGKTPLRELLDTLIELLFVRLRMARIEFIAQKERMVRLGVLALVAGALFFMAFISLLFGLNEVLSPAARVWVFFGLALGLLLGMLWACLAMMKNLAGQRRFLEQTLKEVQEDLAYLRGRRDMSDWSMKD; from the coding sequence ATGCCATGGGCATTGCCGCCCTGGTGGGGCTGGTGGTGGGTGCGCTGCTGTGCCGGGGCCGTTAACGGCATGGCCGGCAAGACGCCACTGCGAGAGCTGCTGGACACCCTGATTGAGTTGCTGTTTGTGCGCCTTCGCATGGCGCGCATCGAGTTTATTGCCCAGAAGGAGCGCATGGTGCGCCTTGGCGTGCTGGCGCTGGTGGCGGGGGCCTTGTTCTTTATGGCCTTTATCAGCCTGTTGTTCGGCCTGAACGAAGTGCTGTCGCCGGCGGCCCGGGTGTGGGTGTTTTTTGGCCTGGCGCTGGGCCTGCTGCTGGGCATGCTCTGGGCCTGCCTGGCCATGATGAAAAATCTGGCCGGGCAGCGCCGCTTTCTGGAGCAGACCCTGAAGGAGGTACAGGAAGACCTGGCCTACCTGCGTGGCCGGCGCGACATGAGTGACTGGTCGATGAAGGACTGA
- a CDS encoding DUF883 family protein, with product MAGKYEAERAALMDDVKQLLKDAEALYQAAADDGTKEGKALKEKLKAQLERAQRQYADMEEAVIERTRQAAHHTDDLVHSKPYHAMGIAALVGLVVGALLCRGR from the coding sequence ATGGCCGGTAAATATGAGGCGGAACGCGCCGCATTAATGGACGACGTAAAACAACTGCTGAAGGATGCGGAAGCCCTGTATCAGGCGGCGGCCGACGACGGCACCAAGGAAGGAAAGGCCCTGAAGGAAAAGCTCAAGGCACAGCTCGAGCGGGCTCAGCGGCAATATGCCGACATGGAGGAGGCCGTGATTGAACGTACTCGTCAGGCCGCTCATCACACCGACGATCTGGTGCACAGCAAGCCGTATCATGCCATGGGCATTGCCGCCCTGGTGGGGCTGGTGGTGGGTGCGCTGCTGTGCCGGGGCCGTTAA
- a CDS encoding YceI family protein produces the protein MLKKVLLTSLCLASTSVLADWQLNNELSRVSFVTVKKESVGEPNHFERITGRLSDAGRFELTIDLASVESGIPIRNERLEEYLFETGRFPKLVLSADLSGQLDALESGEDKVIETDASLNLHGKEKTLPIAVLVSHKGNGDLVVSSWKPVIVQQEDFGFTAGIDKLQELAGLPSITRAVPVSFVLTLNRQ, from the coding sequence ATGCTTAAAAAAGTCCTGCTGACCTCCCTGTGCCTGGCCAGCACCTCGGTCCTGGCCGACTGGCAGCTGAACAATGAACTGAGCCGGGTCAGTTTTGTCACGGTAAAGAAGGAAAGCGTCGGCGAGCCCAACCATTTTGAACGGATCACCGGCCGGCTCAGCGACGCCGGCCGGTTTGAACTCACCATTGATCTGGCCAGCGTGGAGTCCGGCATTCCCATTCGCAACGAGCGGCTGGAAGAATATTTGTTTGAAACAGGCCGCTTTCCCAAACTGGTCCTGAGCGCCGATCTGTCCGGCCAGCTCGACGCCCTTGAAAGTGGTGAAGATAAAGTGATTGAAACCGACGCCAGTCTCAACCTGCACGGCAAGGAGAAGACCCTGCCCATTGCCGTGCTGGTCAGTCACAAGGGCAATGGCGATCTGGTGGTATCCAGCTGGAAACCGGTGATCGTGCAGCAGGAAGATTTTGGCTTTACCGCCGGCATCGACAAGCTGCAGGAGCTGGCCGGTCTGCCGTCCATCACCCGCGCCGTGCCGGTGAGTTTTGTGCTGACGCTGAACAGGCAGTAA
- a CDS encoding host attachment protein has translation MPMPDWIVVADAAKAVVYRQDWVENVGEEVMDLAHPEARLKTSELTTDVSAIPEKTDASHTENQRFARDIMARVRHALDHNEIGGFYLAAPPQFLGLLREAMDDRLRKALNRDIDKNLSGVPYKEVLAAFTNSGRKD, from the coding sequence ATGCCAATGCCAGACTGGATCGTGGTTGCCGATGCCGCCAAGGCCGTTGTTTACCGGCAGGACTGGGTTGAAAACGTGGGGGAAGAGGTGATGGATCTGGCCCACCCGGAGGCGCGGCTCAAAACCAGCGAGCTGACCACAGACGTGTCGGCCATACCGGAAAAGACCGACGCCAGTCATACCGAGAACCAGCGCTTTGCCCGCGACATCATGGCCCGGGTACGGCACGCGCTGGATCACAACGAGATCGGGGGTTTCTACCTGGCGGCACCGCCCCAGTTTCTGGGCCTGCTGCGCGAAGCCATGGACGATCGCCTGCGCAAGGCACTGAACAGGGATATCGATAAAAACCTGAGTGGGGTGCCCTACAAGGAAGTTCTTGCCGCCTTTACCAATTCAGGCAGAAAAGACTGA
- the gcvP gene encoding aminomethyl-transferring glycine dehydrogenase — MTQSLFELEQNNAFIGRHIGPSEQEVADMLAVVGADSLDDLIRQTVPASILNDQPLGIGAPRTEQEALSYLKSLARQNKVFKSYIGMGYHDTHVPLVIQRNVLENPGWYTAYTPYQPEIAQGRLEALLNFQQMTQDLTGLPLASASLLDEATAAAEAMALARRVSKNKKANIFFIADDVHPQTIDVVRERAEHYGFDIKVAPAEAVVEHDVFGALFQYPSTTGQIRDLKELIARVQGGKGIACVAADILSLVLLKAPGELGADVVLGNAQRFGVPMGYGGPHAAFFATRDEHKRSLPGRIIGVSRDTRGKPALRMAMQTREQHIRREKANSNICTAQVLLANMSSFYAVYHGPEGLKRIAERVHRLTDILALGLQSKGAQLRHDTWFDTLTVETADKDAIVARALACGVNLRTDLDGALGVSLSETTTRSDVAELFDIFLGEGHGLTVEDLDAKAAAGTGSIPAALQRDNAILSHEVFNSYHSETEMLRYIHKLEMKDLALNYGMISLGSCTMKLNATAEMVPVSWPEFAQIHPFAPLDQTQGYQKMIGELEDWLVKITGYDAICIQPNSGAQGEYAGLLAIKKYHESRGEGHRDICLIPSSAHGTNPASAQMANMKVVVVACDKQGNIDMVDLKAKAEEAGENLSCIMATYPSTHGVYEENIREVCEIVHGFGGQVYMDGANMNAQVGITSPGFIGSDVSHLNLHKTFAIPHGGGGPGMGPIGVKAHLAPFVAGHAVVKTDKESRNNGAVSAAPFGSASILPISWMYIAMLGDEGLKRSTQLAILNANYLMRSLAEDYPILYTGRNDRVAHECIVDIRPLKETSGISEMDVAKRLNDFGFHAPTMSFPVAGTLMIEPTESESKAEIDRFIHAMKQIRAEMRKVESGEWTLEDNPLVHAPHTQDDIMDAEWNRAYSRELAVFPSEDVRRSKFWPTVNRIDDVYGDRNLFCSCLPTDAYGE; from the coding sequence ATGACCCAGTCTTTGTTTGAACTTGAGCAGAATAACGCCTTCATCGGCCGTCATATTGGTCCTTCCGAGCAGGAAGTGGCCGACATGCTGGCGGTGGTGGGCGCCGACAGCCTGGACGATCTCATCAGGCAGACCGTGCCGGCGAGCATTCTCAACGACCAGCCTCTTGGCATTGGCGCCCCGCGCACCGAGCAGGAAGCCCTGAGCTACCTGAAGTCGCTGGCCCGCCAGAACAAGGTGTTCAAGAGCTATATCGGCATGGGCTATCACGATACCCATGTGCCCCTGGTGATCCAGCGCAACGTGCTGGAAAACCCGGGCTGGTATACCGCCTATACCCCGTATCAGCCCGAGATCGCCCAGGGCCGCCTTGAAGCCCTGCTCAACTTCCAGCAAATGACCCAGGATCTGACCGGGCTGCCTCTGGCCAGCGCTTCGCTGCTGGACGAAGCCACCGCCGCCGCCGAGGCCATGGCCCTGGCCCGCCGGGTGAGCAAGAACAAGAAGGCCAACATCTTCTTTATTGCCGACGACGTGCACCCCCAGACCATCGACGTGGTGCGTGAGCGCGCCGAGCATTATGGTTTCGACATCAAGGTCGCTCCCGCCGAGGCGGTGGTGGAGCACGACGTTTTTGGCGCCCTGTTCCAGTATCCGTCCACCACCGGCCAAATCCGTGACCTCAAGGAGCTGATCGCCCGCGTGCAAGGTGGCAAGGGCATTGCCTGTGTGGCCGCCGACATTCTCTCTCTGGTGCTGCTCAAGGCCCCGGGCGAGCTGGGAGCCGATGTGGTACTGGGCAATGCCCAGCGCTTTGGGGTGCCCATGGGTTACGGTGGCCCCCACGCTGCCTTCTTCGCCACCCGCGACGAGCACAAGCGCTCGCTGCCGGGCCGCATTATCGGTGTGTCCAGGGACACCCGCGGCAAGCCGGCCCTGCGCATGGCCATGCAGACCCGCGAGCAGCACATTCGCCGCGAAAAGGCCAACTCCAACATCTGTACCGCCCAGGTGCTGCTGGCCAACATGTCCAGCTTTTACGCCGTGTATCACGGCCCGGAAGGTCTGAAGCGCATTGCCGAGCGGGTGCACCGCCTGACCGATATTCTGGCCTTGGGCCTGCAGAGCAAGGGTGCTCAGCTCAGGCACGACACCTGGTTCGACACCCTGACCGTTGAGACCGCCGACAAGGACGCCATTGTGGCCCGTGCCCTGGCCTGCGGTGTGAACCTGCGCACCGACCTCGACGGCGCCCTGGGTGTGTCCCTGTCCGAGACCACCACCCGGAGTGACGTGGCCGAGCTGTTCGATATTTTCCTGGGTGAGGGCCATGGCCTGACAGTGGAAGATCTGGATGCCAAGGCCGCCGCCGGTACCGGCTCCATTCCCGCCGCGCTGCAGCGCGACAACGCCATTCTCAGCCACGAAGTATTCAACAGCTATCACTCGGAAACCGAGATGCTGCGTTACATTCACAAGCTGGAAATGAAGGATCTGGCACTGAACTACGGCATGATTTCGCTGGGCTCCTGCACCATGAAGCTGAACGCCACCGCCGAAATGGTGCCGGTCAGCTGGCCCGAATTTGCGCAAATTCACCCCTTTGCGCCGCTGGATCAGACCCAGGGCTACCAGAAAATGATTGGCGAGCTTGAAGACTGGCTGGTGAAAATCACCGGTTACGACGCCATCTGCATTCAGCCCAACTCCGGTGCCCAGGGTGAGTACGCCGGCCTGCTGGCCATCAAGAAATACCATGAGTCCCGGGGCGAGGGGCACCGCGACATTTGCCTCATTCCGAGCTCCGCCCACGGCACCAACCCGGCCTCGGCCCAGATGGCCAACATGAAGGTGGTGGTGGTGGCCTGTGACAAGCAGGGCAACATCGACATGGTCGACCTCAAGGCCAAGGCCGAGGAGGCGGGTGAGAATCTGTCCTGCATCATGGCGACCTATCCGTCTACCCATGGCGTGTATGAAGAGAACATTCGCGAAGTGTGCGAAATCGTGCACGGCTTTGGCGGCCAGGTATACATGGACGGCGCCAACATGAACGCCCAGGTGGGCATTACCTCACCGGGCTTTATCGGCTCCGACGTGTCGCACCTCAACCTGCACAAGACCTTCGCCATTCCTCACGGTGGCGGCGGTCCGGGCATGGGCCCCATCGGCGTCAAGGCGCACTTGGCGCCCTTCGTGGCCGGCCATGCGGTGGTGAAAACCGACAAGGAAAGCCGCAACAACGGCGCCGTGTCGGCCGCCCCCTTTGGCTCCGCCAGCATTCTGCCGATCAGCTGGATGTACATCGCCATGCTGGGCGACGAAGGCCTGAAGCGCTCCACTCAGCTGGCCATTCTCAACGCCAACTACCTGATGCGCAGCCTGGCCGAGGATTACCCTATCCTCTACACCGGCCGCAACGACCGCGTGGCCCACGAGTGCATCGTGGACATTCGTCCGCTCAAAGAAACCAGCGGCATCAGTGAAATGGACGTGGCCAAGCGCCTGAACGACTTTGGCTTCCATGCCCCGACCATGAGCTTCCCGGTGGCGGGCACCCTGATGATCGAGCCCACCGAGTCCGAGTCCAAGGCCGAGATCGACCGTTTCATTCACGCCATGAAGCAGATCCGCGCCGAAATGCGCAAGGTGGAAAGCGGCGAGTGGACCCTGGAAGACAACCCCCTGGTGCACGCCCCGCACACCCAGGACGACATCATGGATGCCGAATGGAACCGTGCTTACAGCCGCGAGCTGGCGGTGTTCCCGTCCGAGGACGTGCGCCGCAGCAAGTTCTGGCCCACGGTTAACCGCATCGACGACGTGTACGGTGACCGCAACCTGTTCTGCAGCTGCCTGCCCACCGACGCCTACGGCGAGTGA
- the gcvH gene encoding glycine cleavage system protein GcvH, producing MSNIPSELKYARSHEWVRVEENGEAVIGITEHAQDLLGDMVFVELPEVGRTVDASEDCAVAESVKAASDIYAPVSGEIIAVNEALEDSPELVNSDPYGDGWLFRIKLADESDLDELLDAEGYENSIDED from the coding sequence ATGAGCAATATCCCCAGTGAACTGAAGTATGCCCGCTCACACGAATGGGTACGGGTTGAAGAAAACGGTGAAGCGGTGATCGGCATTACCGAACATGCGCAGGATCTGTTGGGTGATATGGTATTTGTTGAGCTGCCCGAAGTGGGTCGCACCGTGGACGCCAGCGAAGATTGCGCCGTGGCCGAGTCCGTGAAGGCAGCGTCCGACATCTACGCCCCGGTCAGCGGTGAAATCATTGCCGTGAACGAGGCGCTGGAAGACAGCCCCGAGCTGGTGAACTCCGACCCCTACGGTGACGGCTGGCTGTTCCGCATCAAGCTGGCCGACGAGTCCGATCTGGACGAGCTGCTGGACGCCGAAGGCTACGAAAACAGCATCGACGAAGATTAA